One genomic region from Streptomyces sp. NBC_01304 encodes:
- a CDS encoding class I adenylate-forming enzyme family protein has translation MSAELYDGVREIARQRSEVCAIQDVDGTPVGYGELIVLADRLAGALDARGVRAGDAVAFALPNSACYVALILAVARLRARYVPLMRDFSEEESARAVRQAEPVLLVAERPHHVPEGSLPVVGLDELCRADAGRRLAQGDAPGSMTVDAPGSGTAASASSASQESERTAVFRLLWTSGSTGFPKMMAWRQDKFVTERRRWLADTGMTAADVYYCRHPLDVAHATDLHVFAALLSGARLVLADPEAPPAAHLARLAAERVTVMSALPAHYTQLIATARAHGRVDLSALRRPLCGGAYLGPATVREADDVLGIRIRQIYGSTEFGLALGNMADEVQTRLAMTAVREVGARIEPLTEQSSETGELVLRSDCTSEGYPHVPGAQARTFRDGEFWTGDVAERLPGGAFRILGRVDEALAGPKGPVLAPAVDAEIAEACPGTEAATLPVEPGAYLNRVVLALCPGPEADPETVLKAARDVLAEHGLDATMHLVDAIPHTPVGKIDKPQLRARFALAGAR, from the coding sequence ATGAGCGCCGAACTGTACGACGGCGTACGGGAGATTGCGCGGCAGCGGTCCGAAGTGTGCGCGATCCAGGACGTGGACGGCACCCCGGTCGGCTACGGCGAGCTCATCGTGCTCGCCGACCGGCTGGCCGGCGCGCTCGACGCCCGCGGGGTGCGCGCGGGGGACGCGGTGGCCTTCGCGCTGCCCAACAGCGCCTGCTACGTGGCGCTGATCCTCGCGGTCGCCCGGCTGCGCGCGCGGTACGTACCGTTGATGCGGGACTTCAGCGAGGAGGAGTCGGCCCGCGCGGTGCGCCAGGCCGAGCCGGTCCTGCTCGTCGCGGAACGCCCCCATCACGTACCGGAAGGGTCGCTTCCCGTGGTGGGCCTTGACGAGCTATGCCGCGCGGATGCCGGGCGGCGGCTCGCGCAGGGCGATGCGCCGGGGAGCATGACGGTCGACGCACCCGGCAGCGGCACGGCGGCCTCCGCCTCCTCCGCCTCGCAGGAGAGCGAACGCACTGCTGTCTTCCGGCTGTTGTGGACCTCCGGCTCCACCGGCTTCCCCAAGATGATGGCCTGGCGCCAGGACAAGTTCGTCACCGAACGGCGCCGCTGGCTCGCCGACACCGGCATGACCGCCGCCGACGTCTACTACTGCCGCCACCCCCTGGACGTCGCCCACGCCACGGACCTGCATGTCTTCGCCGCGCTGCTGAGCGGGGCACGCCTGGTCCTCGCCGACCCCGAGGCGCCGCCCGCCGCACACCTGGCGCGGCTGGCCGCCGAGCGGGTCACCGTGATGAGCGCGCTGCCCGCGCACTACACCCAGCTGATCGCGACCGCCCGCGCACACGGCCGGGTGGATCTCTCCGCGCTGCGCCGGCCGCTGTGCGGCGGCGCCTACCTCGGCCCCGCCACCGTGCGGGAGGCGGACGACGTCCTCGGGATCCGTATCCGCCAGATCTACGGATCCACCGAATTCGGCCTTGCCCTGGGCAACATGGCGGACGAGGTGCAGACCCGCCTCGCCATGACCGCGGTGCGCGAGGTCGGCGCACGCATCGAGCCGCTGACCGAACAGAGCTCGGAAACAGGCGAGTTGGTGCTGCGCTCCGACTGCACCAGCGAGGGCTATCCACACGTCCCGGGGGCACAGGCCCGCACGTTCCGCGACGGGGAGTTCTGGACCGGCGATGTCGCGGAGCGGCTGCCGGGCGGCGCGTTCCGGATACTCGGCCGGGTCGACGAGGCCCTCGCCGGCCCGAAGGGCCCGGTGTTGGCCCCGGCCGTGGACGCGGAGATCGCCGAGGCCTGCCCGGGGACGGAGGCGGCCACGCTGCCCGTCGAGCCCGGCGCCTACCTCAACCGCGTGGTGCTCGCCCTGTGCCCCGGACCGGAAGCCGATCCGGAGACGGTCCTCAAGGCGGCCCGGGACGTACTCGCCGAGCACGGACTGGACGCGACGATGCACCTGGTCGACGCGATACCGCACACCCCCGTGGGCAAGATCGACAAGCCGCAGTTGCGCGCGCGGTTCGCACTGGCGGGGGCCCGTTGA
- a CDS encoding class I SAM-dependent methyltransferase — MRRNLIPSFDLIYDSAVHAVVGTVPARARILDLGAGTGLLGGAVLRRLPQAELTLLDHSPVMLEKAHQRFAGNDRVTSLVADLLDPLPEGPFHAVVSGLAIHHLEHVAKQDLFRRIREVLVPGGIFVNVEQLAGPDDAVEAIYDQLHEAHVLRSECPAHEWAAGRERMKLDICADLEAQLAWLRQAGFAQVDCLAKDWRFGTYAAWAAA; from the coding sequence ATGCGGCGCAACCTGATTCCGTCGTTCGACCTGATCTACGACAGCGCCGTGCACGCGGTCGTCGGCACCGTGCCCGCCCGAGCCCGCATTCTCGACCTGGGCGCCGGCACCGGACTGCTCGGCGGTGCGGTCCTGCGCCGCCTTCCCCAGGCCGAACTGACCCTCCTCGACCACTCGCCGGTGATGCTGGAGAAGGCACACCAGAGATTCGCCGGAAACGACCGGGTCACCTCGCTGGTCGCCGACCTGCTCGACCCGCTGCCCGAGGGCCCGTTCCACGCCGTGGTCTCCGGCCTGGCCATCCACCACCTCGAACACGTGGCGAAGCAGGACCTGTTCCGGCGCATCCGCGAAGTCCTGGTGCCCGGCGGGATCTTCGTCAACGTCGAGCAGCTGGCCGGGCCGGACGACGCCGTCGAGGCGATCTACGACCAGCTGCACGAGGCGCACGTCCTGCGGTCCGAGTGCCCCGCCCACGAATGGGCCGCGGGCCGGGAGCGGATGAAGCTCGACATCTGTGCCGACCTGGAGGCCCAGTTGGCGTGGCTGCGCCAGGCCGGATTCGCCCAGGTCGACTGTCTGGCCAAGGACTGGCGGTTCGGGACCTACGCGGCCTGGGCCGCCGCATGA
- a CDS encoding DHA2 family efflux MFS transporter permease subunit — protein MSSATGPHGPPTAPQGPTATSQGPPAPGGWRGNPWVSLVVLALGFFLTMLDISIVNIAVPDIVEDFDAPLSDVLWAVNSYVLVVAVVLIAAGRLGDLYGPRRLFTAGIAVFTVFSLACGLAGNPAELIAARALQGLGAGLLLPQTMAMIVVIFPAERRGAAMGIWGAVGGIAAVAGPSLGGLLVTARGWQWIFMVNVPVGLAALVLTQLAVPDPRNSRRHRLDVGGIALAFGGLFCLTFALMEGQRFDWAPWIIALLMLSAGIAYWFLRHERRRQDQEPLVPFALFRDRDYTAMNVVAASVSLGVIALMLLLTMFFQSVLGFSALEAGLALAPAAVISTVLAPFSGRFSDRFDGKHILLAGFGLTAAGMALALPVMDTGADWWAFVPPLVVIGCGNGLLISPMATVAMRGVRPQLAGAASGVLSTVRQLGAVLGVAVVGLFLQSRLPDPADTGAALAGHADSVRAGMAIPLTAVVIGAIACLPTRRTRTAGTAKPVAAPAATGEKA, from the coding sequence GTGAGCTCCGCGACGGGTCCGCACGGCCCCCCGACAGCTCCGCAAGGTCCCACGGCGACCTCGCAAGGCCCCCCGGCGCCCGGCGGATGGCGCGGCAACCCCTGGGTCAGCCTGGTGGTCCTCGCGCTGGGGTTCTTCCTGACGATGCTCGACATCTCCATCGTCAACATCGCCGTCCCGGACATCGTCGAGGACTTCGACGCGCCGCTGTCCGATGTGCTCTGGGCGGTCAACTCCTACGTCCTGGTGGTCGCGGTGGTGCTGATCGCCGCGGGACGGCTGGGCGATCTGTACGGGCCCCGGCGGCTCTTCACCGCGGGGATCGCCGTGTTCACCGTGTTCAGCCTGGCCTGCGGCCTGGCGGGCAACCCGGCCGAGCTGATCGCCGCCCGGGCCCTGCAGGGTCTGGGCGCGGGGCTGTTGCTGCCCCAGACCATGGCCATGATCGTGGTGATCTTCCCGGCCGAACGGCGCGGTGCCGCGATGGGCATATGGGGTGCGGTCGGCGGCATCGCCGCCGTCGCCGGACCTTCGCTCGGCGGTCTCCTCGTGACGGCCCGGGGCTGGCAGTGGATCTTCATGGTGAACGTACCCGTGGGTCTCGCCGCGCTCGTCCTGACCCAGCTGGCCGTGCCCGATCCCCGCAACAGCCGACGGCACCGCCTCGACGTCGGAGGCATCGCCCTCGCCTTCGGCGGGCTGTTCTGCCTGACCTTCGCGCTGATGGAGGGGCAGCGCTTCGACTGGGCGCCCTGGATCATCGCCCTGCTGATGCTGTCCGCGGGGATCGCGTACTGGTTCCTGCGGCACGAGCGCCGGCGGCAGGACCAGGAGCCCCTGGTGCCGTTCGCACTGTTCCGCGACCGCGACTACACGGCCATGAACGTGGTCGCTGCCTCGGTCTCGCTCGGCGTCATCGCGCTGATGCTGCTGCTGACCATGTTCTTCCAGTCCGTCCTGGGCTTCTCGGCGCTGGAGGCGGGCCTCGCCCTCGCCCCGGCCGCGGTGATCTCCACCGTCCTCGCCCCGTTCTCCGGGCGGTTCTCGGACCGCTTCGACGGCAAGCACATCCTGCTCGCCGGCTTCGGCCTCACCGCCGCGGGGATGGCCCTGGCCCTTCCGGTGATGGACACGGGCGCCGACTGGTGGGCCTTCGTGCCGCCGCTCGTCGTGATCGGATGCGGCAACGGACTGCTCATCTCCCCGATGGCTACGGTGGCGATGCGCGGGGTGCGACCCCAACTGGCGGGCGCGGCCTCCGGAGTGCTGAGCACCGTCCGACAGTTGGGGGCCGTCCTCGGGGTCGCCGTGGTCGGCCTGTTCCTGCAGAGCAGGCTCCCGGACCCGGCCGACACCGGTGCCGCACTGGCCGGGCACGCGGATTCCGTCCGGGCCGGGATGGCCATCCCGCTCACCGCAGTGGTGATCGGCGCGATCGCCTGCCTGCCCACCCGCCGGACGCGCACGGCGGGCACGGCCAAGCCCGTGGCGGCACCGGCCGCCACGGGCGAAAAGGCTTGA
- a CDS encoding AMP-binding protein, with the protein MGAVAARIGQLAWADVLAQAQGLQHRGGAPVPPGAARLEDLPVTGPAEILAVTRAAARGKGAALMSSGGTTGRPKLTYVPYGQAVGRLLTEWRPLTPDHVLLNLFNPGRMWASHYYMQTLSERSDCTVMPSGPFAPEDVGRWLPMFEEVGLNALAGTPTALADFAEGVLRAGASLPVDVVIWMAEPWTDAKHHTMLKAFPDAGYWGNYGSVETYVMATATPECDFEVLHLMPDQVLELEDKGALLTRRGDGWTVPAVRYRLGDRIGPAACRCGRPDALRVLGRADDSVSLRSALFSVGEVLAHARELAGVEEAQLVLTRSNDSLRSASALTLQYAGDADPDAVRAHLTAGFIHLAAVDSRYPGAIGARRVGQVDRVDRTNKVPPTVWRDE; encoded by the coding sequence ATGGGCGCGGTCGCAGCCAGGATCGGGCAGTTGGCCTGGGCGGACGTCCTCGCCCAGGCGCAGGGTCTGCAGCACCGGGGCGGTGCGCCGGTGCCGCCGGGTGCCGCCCGGCTCGAGGACCTGCCGGTGACCGGCCCCGCCGAGATCCTGGCCGTCACGCGCGCCGCGGCAAGGGGCAAGGGCGCCGCACTGATGTCCAGCGGGGGCACCACGGGCCGGCCGAAGCTCACCTATGTGCCGTACGGCCAGGCGGTCGGACGACTGCTGACCGAGTGGCGGCCGCTCACCCCCGACCACGTACTGCTCAACCTCTTCAACCCCGGCCGGATGTGGGCCTCCCACTACTACATGCAGACGCTGAGCGAGCGCAGCGACTGCACGGTGATGCCGTCCGGGCCCTTCGCCCCCGAGGACGTGGGGCGCTGGCTGCCGATGTTCGAGGAGGTCGGCCTGAACGCCCTGGCCGGCACCCCGACCGCCCTCGCGGACTTCGCCGAGGGCGTGCTGCGGGCAGGGGCGAGCCTCCCGGTCGACGTGGTGATCTGGATGGCCGAGCCCTGGACCGACGCCAAGCACCACACCATGCTCAAGGCCTTTCCCGATGCCGGGTACTGGGGCAACTACGGCTCGGTGGAGACGTACGTCATGGCCACCGCGACACCGGAGTGCGACTTCGAAGTGCTCCATCTGATGCCCGATCAGGTCCTTGAACTGGAGGACAAGGGCGCCCTGTTGACCAGACGCGGCGACGGCTGGACCGTGCCCGCGGTCCGCTACCGGCTCGGCGACCGGATCGGCCCCGCCGCCTGCCGCTGCGGGCGCCCCGACGCGCTGCGGGTGCTCGGCCGGGCGGACGACTCGGTCAGCCTGCGCAGCGCGCTGTTCAGCGTCGGCGAAGTGCTCGCCCACGCCCGGGAGTTGGCGGGTGTCGAGGAGGCCCAGCTGGTGCTGACCCGGAGCAATGACTCCCTGCGGTCGGCGTCCGCGCTGACTCTGCAGTACGCGGGTGACGCGGACCCCGATGCGGTGCGGGCCCACCTCACCGCGGGGTTCATCCACCTCGCCGCGGTCGACAGCCGCTATCCCGGAGCGATCGGAGCACGCCGCGTGGGACAGGTGGACAGAGTGGACCGCACGAACAAGGTCCCCCCGACGGTGTGGAGAGACGAGTGA
- a CDS encoding alpha/beta fold hydrolase → MHYERHGEGPAVLMIPGLGATAAFFDRAVADLSRDHTVVTVDLPGHGRTPRGRGEPTLQSAAVQLRGVIHGLGLDQLTLVGWSLGATLAWTYLERFGADGVRRLVSVDQSPRLIDEDGWEYAAFGSLDRKGGQDLVASAIQDPAGFLTNLIHGSFATGSEPAPGLVAELLAHSASCDPAALRSLLADALAQDWRERVGALTLPTLLVHGGRSAVYPPEVGAWLAEAFPVARLEVIETAGHLCFLEEPERFATAIRTFEASPASQLSHEDRANHTNHASHASHPSHPSHPNHTDGSGR, encoded by the coding sequence ATGCACTACGAACGCCACGGCGAGGGGCCCGCCGTACTGATGATTCCGGGCCTCGGGGCCACCGCTGCCTTCTTCGACCGGGCGGTCGCCGACCTGAGCCGTGACCACACCGTCGTCACCGTGGACCTGCCCGGCCACGGCCGCACCCCGCGCGGCAGGGGAGAGCCCACCCTGCAGAGCGCCGCCGTACAGCTGCGCGGGGTGATTCATGGCCTCGGCCTCGATCAACTCACACTGGTGGGCTGGTCGTTGGGGGCCACCCTCGCCTGGACCTACCTGGAGCGGTTCGGCGCGGACGGGGTCCGGCGCCTGGTCTCCGTCGACCAGTCGCCCCGGCTGATCGACGAAGACGGGTGGGAGTACGCGGCTTTCGGTTCCCTGGACCGCAAGGGCGGCCAGGACCTGGTGGCCTCGGCCATCCAGGATCCCGCCGGATTCCTGACGAACCTGATCCACGGCTCCTTCGCCACCGGCAGTGAGCCCGCCCCCGGACTCGTCGCCGAACTCCTCGCCCACAGCGCCTCCTGCGACCCGGCGGCACTGCGCAGTCTGCTCGCGGACGCGCTCGCCCAGGACTGGCGGGAGCGGGTCGGGGCGCTCACCCTGCCGACCCTGCTCGTGCACGGCGGCCGGAGCGCGGTCTACCCGCCCGAGGTCGGCGCCTGGCTGGCCGAGGCGTTCCCGGTGGCCCGCCTCGAAGTCATCGAGACGGCGGGGCACCTCTGCTTCCTCGAGGAACCCGAGCGGTTCGCCACCGCCATCCGGACATTCGAAGCAAGCCCCGCAAGCCAGTTGAGCCACGAAGACCGCGCGAACCACACGAACCACGCGAGTCATGCGAGCCACCCGAGCCACCCGAGCCACCCGAACCACACGGACGGAAGCGGAAGGTGA
- a CDS encoding ATP-grasp domain-containing protein: MTDPAGHQAKRLCWIYPDRGTLRQRTAEDNAVWTKYTGIAADVGLRMSLHKAEAITVEAIGDGEPRIFLDGERITPEDTILVTSLWSLPHQVQEVCNQLFAYSILEQAGFYLPIHPKYSYITTDKMATMLYLRDCPVPRVPTVRIGAGRDAPSGHWAPAVANLEFPLLVKPAYWGMGTGVCLAHSMHELRGLIGLAGGADTALAVQPYLGEGVDDFRVYVIDGKPHTVLRRIPQGAALTANTANGGTFDYVPVPPELTDALAYLAKQLPMPYFAADFLWDGTQFWLSEVEPDGAVGYAPDEEVAKIQRRVIEDRFRAYVAAHARWVEQRESAA; the protein is encoded by the coding sequence ATGACCGACCCCGCCGGGCACCAGGCCAAGCGGCTGTGCTGGATCTACCCCGACCGCGGCACGCTGCGCCAGCGGACCGCCGAGGACAACGCCGTCTGGACGAAGTACACCGGGATCGCCGCCGACGTCGGCCTGCGCATGTCGCTCCACAAGGCCGAGGCGATCACCGTCGAGGCGATCGGGGACGGGGAGCCGAGGATCTTCCTCGACGGCGAGCGGATCACGCCCGAGGACACCATCCTCGTCACCTCCCTGTGGTCGCTGCCGCACCAGGTCCAGGAGGTCTGCAACCAGCTCTTCGCCTACTCCATCCTGGAACAGGCCGGGTTCTACCTGCCGATCCACCCCAAGTACTCGTACATCACCACCGACAAGATGGCGACGATGCTGTACCTGCGGGACTGCCCGGTACCCCGGGTGCCGACCGTGCGGATAGGCGCCGGCCGGGACGCCCCGAGCGGCCACTGGGCGCCGGCCGTGGCGAACCTGGAGTTCCCGCTCCTGGTGAAGCCCGCCTACTGGGGCATGGGCACGGGCGTCTGCCTTGCGCACAGCATGCACGAGCTGCGCGGGCTCATCGGCCTCGCCGGCGGCGCCGACACCGCGCTTGCCGTCCAGCCCTATCTCGGCGAGGGCGTCGACGACTTCCGGGTGTACGTCATCGACGGCAAGCCGCACACGGTGCTGCGCCGCATCCCCCAGGGCGCCGCGCTCACCGCGAACACGGCCAACGGCGGCACCTTCGACTACGTGCCCGTGCCGCCCGAACTGACCGACGCCCTCGCCTACCTCGCGAAGCAGCTGCCCATGCCCTACTTCGCGGCCGACTTCCTGTGGGACGGAACGCAGTTCTGGCTGTCCGAGGTGGAGCCCGACGGCGCGGTCGGCTACGCCCCGGACGAGGAGGTCGCCAAGATCCAACGCCGGGTGATCGAGGACCGGTTCCGGGCGTACGTCGCCGCGCACGCCCGGTGGGTCGAGCAGCGGGAAAGCGCCGCCTGA